One genomic window of [Clostridium] scindens ATCC 35704 includes the following:
- a CDS encoding energy-coupling factor ABC transporter ATP-binding protein produces the protein MGIIEFKNVSFQYPNGFSAVEHVGFDIPLGARIAIVGQNGAGKTTTVKMMNGLLKPTEGAVIIDGKDTKEYTTAQLSRITGYVFQNPDEQIFHNTVRAEIEFGPEVLGFDAVKIKEKAEWAARLCGLSEHMEENPYNLPLSIRKFVTIASVLAMDEKILVLDEPTAGQDLYGIRRLEEILEELSKKGATIVTITHDMEFVVNNFEKVFVMAHKNLLKEGQVKEIFQDESLLEESMLKKPYISSLAKQLGIREDIVTQDELIQYFAKKI, from the coding sequence ATGGGGATCATAGAATTTAAAAATGTAAGTTTTCAATATCCAAACGGATTTTCTGCCGTTGAACATGTAGGATTTGACATTCCTTTAGGAGCCAGGATTGCGATTGTAGGACAGAATGGAGCCGGAAAGACGACGACGGTTAAAATGATGAATGGACTTTTGAAGCCCACAGAAGGTGCTGTCATCATAGATGGAAAGGATACAAAAGAATATACGACAGCGCAGCTTTCCAGGATAACAGGATATGTATTCCAAAATCCAGATGAACAGATTTTCCATAATACAGTGAGGGCAGAAATTGAGTTTGGGCCAGAGGTCTTGGGATTTGATGCGGTGAAGATAAAGGAAAAGGCAGAATGGGCGGCAAGACTTTGTGGTTTGTCAGAGCATATGGAAGAAAATCCGTATAATCTTCCGTTGTCAATCAGAAAGTTTGTTACAATAGCATCTGTACTCGCTATGGACGAGAAAATACTTGTTTTGGATGAACCGACAGCCGGGCAGGATTTATATGGTATCCGGCGTTTGGAGGAGATTCTGGAAGAACTGAGTAAAAAAGGAGCGACGATTGTTACGATCACGCATGACATGGAATTTGTCGTGAATAATTTTGAAAAGGTTTTTGTAATGGCTCATAAAAATCTTTTGAAGGAAGGGCAGGTAAAAGAGATCTTTCAGGACGAAAGCTTATTGGAAGAAAGTATGCTGAAAAAACCATATATCAGCAGCCTGGCAAAACAGCTTGGAATACGAGAAGATATTGTGACACAGGATGAATTGATTCAATATTTTGCCAAGAAGATATAA
- a CDS encoding MalY/PatB family protein, with amino-acid sequence MKYDFTTIINRQGKDAMAVDAPGKFPSFPLPEDGFDFIPMWVADMNFATAPTVQSSIAERLTHPLYGYFITRDEYYQSIINWHETRHQVTGLRKECIGYENGVLGGLLSALNAFASPGDSVLVHSPTYIGFTGSIGGAGYKIVHSELKRDEEGIWRMDYKDMDEKIKKHKIHVAVFCNPHNPTGRVWTLEELEKAMKVYQDNDCVVISDEIWSDIILNGNHHIPLQSISEDARKRTIALYAPSKTFNLAGLIGSYHIIFDSYLRDRVRACSSKSHYNSMNVLSMYALMGAYKPEGMEWVDELCEVLSNNVNYAYNFINTHFEGISLSKPQGTYMLFLDCTDWCEKTGKTVDKLLKAGYRVGVGWQDGRPFHGKNAIRMNLALPFSKVQEAFDRLERYVFNSVIE; translated from the coding sequence ATGAAATACGATTTTACGACTATTATTAATCGACAGGGAAAGGATGCAATGGCAGTGGATGCACCAGGTAAATTTCCGAGTTTTCCTCTTCCGGAGGACGGCTTTGATTTTATTCCTATGTGGGTCGCGGATATGAACTTCGCGACAGCTCCTACAGTACAGTCTTCTATTGCTGAAAGACTGACACATCCACTGTATGGTTATTTTATTACAAGAGACGAGTATTACCAGTCAATCATTAACTGGCACGAAACAAGGCATCAGGTGACTGGACTTAGAAAGGAATGCATAGGATATGAAAATGGCGTTCTGGGCGGCCTGCTCTCTGCTCTCAATGCATTTGCCAGTCCTGGGGATAGCGTTCTTGTGCATAGCCCAACTTACATCGGGTTTACAGGAAGTATTGGCGGTGCCGGTTATAAGATTGTCCACAGTGAACTGAAAAGGGATGAAGAAGGAATCTGGAGAATGGATTATAAAGATATGGATGAAAAAATTAAGAAGCATAAGATTCATGTAGCCGTCTTCTGTAATCCGCATAACCCAACTGGAAGAGTCTGGACGCTTGAAGAACTGGAAAAAGCGATGAAGGTGTATCAGGATAATGATTGTGTTGTTATATCTGATGAAATCTGGTCTGATATCATATTGAATGGAAATCATCATATTCCACTTCAATCTATCAGCGAAGATGCAAGGAAACGAACCATTGCGCTTTATGCACCTAGCAAGACATTTAATCTGGCCGGTTTGATTGGAAGTTATCATATAATTTTCGATTCGTATCTGCGCGATCGTGTTAGAGCCTGCAGCAGTAAATCTCATTATAATTCTATGAACGTGTTGTCTATGTATGCGTTAATGGGAGCATACAAGCCAGAAGGAATGGAGTGGGTTGATGAGTTGTGTGAAGTATTATCAAATAATGTCAATTATGCATATAATTTTATTAACACACATTTTGAAGGGATATCACTTTCTAAGCCACAGGGGACATATATGTTATTCCTTGATTGTACCGACTGGTGTGAAAAAACCGGGAAAACGGTTGACAAGCTATTGAAGGCAGGATACCGTGTGGGTGTTGGCTGGCAGGATGGCAGACCGTTTCATGGGAAAAATGCAATTCGAATGAACCTTGCACTTCCTTTTTCGAAAGTTCAGGAAGCGTTTGACAGATTGGAGCGATACGTTTTTAATAGTGTAATTGAATAG
- a CDS encoding ABC transporter ATP-binding protein encodes MENRRKVLEVKNLKKYYPAGNKLQLKAVDDVSFDIYEGETLGIVGESGCGKTTCGKTCLGMVDKSGGEVLFHGKDVHSMSSKEHFEFTKKVQMIFQDPYSSLDPHQKVYDIIAEGIRIHRIAKNKNVEQKMVADLLEMVGLNAEHASRNVHEFSGGQRQRIGIARALSVNPEFIFCDEPISALDVSIQAQIVNLLMKLQQMRGLTMLFIAHDLSIVKHISDRIGVMYLGKMVEITGSDNLYSNPRHPYTQALLSAVPIADPDVSAERDRIMLTGDVPSPVNPPEGCRFAGRCNKCKDVCKKVEPKMLEVAPGSFVACHLYN; translated from the coding sequence ATGGAGAATCGTAGAAAAGTGCTTGAAGTAAAAAATTTGAAAAAGTATTATCCTGCAGGCAATAAATTACAGTTGAAAGCAGTTGATGATGTTTCGTTTGATATATATGAGGGCGAAACTCTGGGTATCGTGGGCGAGTCGGGGTGCGGCAAAACAACATGTGGAAAAACGTGTTTGGGTATGGTAGATAAAAGCGGTGGAGAAGTGTTATTTCACGGGAAAGATGTGCATTCTATGAGTTCAAAAGAGCATTTTGAGTTTACAAAAAAGGTGCAGATGATTTTTCAGGATCCTTATTCATCTTTAGATCCCCACCAGAAGGTATATGATATCATTGCTGAAGGTATCCGGATCCATAGAATTGCGAAAAACAAAAATGTTGAACAGAAAATGGTGGCTGACCTTTTGGAGATGGTAGGACTAAATGCGGAACATGCTTCCCGGAATGTGCATGAATTTTCCGGCGGACAAAGACAAAGAATCGGAATAGCAAGAGCATTGTCGGTAAATCCGGAATTTATCTTTTGTGACGAACCGATTTCGGCTTTGGATGTATCTATTCAGGCACAGATCGTTAATCTTCTGATGAAGTTACAACAGATGCGAGGACTTACGATGCTTTTCATAGCACATGATCTTTCTATAGTGAAACATATTTCTGATCGGATTGGTGTAATGTATCTGGGAAAAATGGTAGAGATTACCGGATCCGATAATCTATATTCTAATCCGAGACATCCATATACACAGGCGCTTTTATCAGCCGTTCCAATAGCGGATCCTGATGTGTCTGCTGAGAGAGATAGAATCATGTTAACCGGGGATGTGCCAAGTCCGGTGAATCCACCGGAAGGTTGCAGGTTTGCAGGAAGATGTAATAAATGTAAAGATGTTTGTAAAAAAGTGGAGCCAAAGATGCTGGAAGTAGCACCGGGGAGTTTTGTGGCTTGTCATTTATATAATTGA